The Metabacillus litoralis genome contains a region encoding:
- a CDS encoding EcsC family protein, which translates to MNELGREKAILEEIKTWEIDLQNDGRTDFQRTFDRWLTRKLDDIPERMQKVFYEKVDTSLFNLHSVIQNSFIQKDAKNQILLSARALNNRIQQVSDLHFLSIDQLHYLADLQTSKHRLYSFFQGGITGTGGMLLTSADIPLQAVMNLRATQMISMCYGYEINNPYEMMTSLKVYHAALMPKHLQYEQWIELKKELQSDNGMNYFYEGNEDMADQNSMKYILAQIAKLSVLSLFKRKLVAGIPLVSMMIGAAGNYQFTRQITEFANKYYQYRLIFEKTSQ; encoded by the coding sequence ATGAATGAATTAGGTCGTGAGAAAGCTATATTAGAGGAAATTAAAACATGGGAAATTGACCTCCAAAATGATGGTCGTACAGATTTTCAAAGAACGTTTGACAGGTGGCTTACTCGGAAGCTCGATGACATACCTGAGCGAATGCAGAAGGTATTCTATGAAAAAGTGGATACAAGTCTTTTTAACCTGCACTCTGTTATTCAAAATTCATTTATACAAAAAGATGCGAAAAATCAAATATTGTTATCTGCAAGAGCATTGAACAATCGTATTCAGCAGGTCAGTGATTTGCATTTCCTTTCGATCGATCAGCTTCATTACTTAGCTGATTTACAGACTTCTAAACACCGGCTTTATTCGTTTTTCCAAGGGGGTATCACTGGTACGGGAGGTATGCTTCTCACAAGTGCTGATATTCCATTGCAGGCAGTTATGAATCTAAGAGCCACTCAAATGATTTCTATGTGTTATGGTTATGAGATAAATAATCCATATGAAATGATGACTTCGTTAAAAGTCTATCATGCCGCTTTAATGCCAAAACATTTACAATACGAACAATGGATTGAATTAAAGAAAGAACTCCAATCTGATAATGGAATGAATTATTTTTACGAAGGTAACGAGGATATGGCTGACCAAAATAGCATGAAGTATATTCTTGCTCAAATTGCGAAGCTTTCTGTATTATCTTTATTTAAGAGAAAATTGGTTGCAGGGATTCCACTTGTTAGCATGATGATTGGTGCTGCAGGAAATTATCAATTTACTAGGCAGATAACGGAATTTGCAAATAAATATTATCAATATAGACTTATATTTGAAAAAACTAGTCAGTAA
- a CDS encoding acetate kinase, whose protein sequence is MAKIIAINAGSSSLKFQLFDMPSETVLTKGLVERIGINDSVFSITVNGEKQTDVSDIPDHAVAVKILLSKLTGLGIIQSLDEIDGIGHRVVHGGEVFNDSVLITDDTLAKIEELSDLAPLHNPANIVGIKAFKEVLPNVEAVAVFDTAFHQTMPEQSFLYSLPYEYYEKYGIRKYGFHGTSHKYVSERAAEILGRPVEHLRLISCHLGNGASIAAIEGGRSIDTSMGFTPLAGVAMGTRSGNIDPALIPFIMEKTEKTADEVLDILNKKSGILGISGLSSDLRDIESAAKEGNERAETALEVFASRIHKYIGSYAARMSGVDAIIFTAGIGENSTEIRARVLKGLEFMGIYWDPALNKVRGEEAYLSYPHSPVKVLVIPTNEEVMIARDVVRMAK, encoded by the coding sequence ATGGCAAAAATTATTGCAATCAATGCAGGTAGTTCATCTCTAAAATTTCAACTTTTTGATATGCCAAGTGAGACAGTATTAACAAAAGGATTAGTTGAGAGAATTGGGATTAATGATTCTGTTTTCAGCATTACTGTAAATGGAGAAAAACAAACAGATGTATCAGATATTCCAGACCATGCTGTAGCTGTTAAAATTTTATTATCTAAGCTTACAGGTTTAGGGATTATTCAATCTTTAGATGAAATAGATGGAATCGGACATCGTGTCGTACATGGTGGAGAAGTATTTAATGATTCTGTTTTAATTACAGATGATACACTTGCTAAGATTGAAGAGCTTTCTGATTTGGCACCACTTCACAATCCTGCCAATATTGTAGGAATCAAGGCTTTTAAAGAAGTTCTTCCAAATGTTGAAGCTGTTGCAGTATTTGATACAGCATTTCACCAAACAATGCCAGAGCAATCTTTCTTATATAGTCTACCTTATGAATATTACGAAAAGTATGGAATTCGTAAATATGGTTTCCATGGAACTTCCCATAAATATGTATCAGAGCGTGCAGCTGAAATCTTAGGAAGACCAGTAGAGCATTTACGCTTAATTTCATGTCACTTAGGTAATGGAGCAAGTATTGCTGCAATTGAAGGCGGTCGTTCTATTGATACATCTATGGGCTTTACACCACTAGCAGGTGTAGCAATGGGTACACGTTCAGGGAATATTGATCCGGCTTTAATTCCATTTATTATGGAGAAAACAGAAAAGACAGCTGATGAAGTGCTAGATATTTTAAATAAGAAAAGTGGTATTTTAGGGATTTCTGGTCTTTCAAGTGATTTACGTGACATCGAATCAGCTGCTAAAGAAGGCAACGAGAGAGCAGAAACAGCATTAGAAGTGTTTGCTAGTCGTATTCATAAATATATTGGTTCTTATGCTGCAAGAATGTCAGGTGTTGATGCCATTATTTTTACAGCTGGTATTGGTGAAAATAGTACAGAAATTCGCGCTCGTGTATTAAAAGGTCTTGAATTTATGGGGATTTATTGGGATCCTGCACTTAATAAGGTTCGTGGAGAAGAGGCATACCTTAGCTATCCGCATTCACCGGTAAAAGTATTAGTAATCCCTACAAATGAAGAAGTAATGATTGCAAGAGATGTAGTAAGAATGGCAAAATAA
- a CDS encoding MogA/MoaB family molybdenum cofactor biosynthesis protein, translating to MSTEEHKLHAPDHIRCKVVTISDTRDKETDKSGRLIKKLLEENGHITVGYEIVRDEKTLIRSSVLKGCETRGIDVVLTNGGTGIAKRDVTIEAVESLIEKEIPGFGEIFRMLSYRDDIGSAAILSRAIAGVAMNTAIFSMPGSSGAVKLAMEKLILPELGHVVREVKKDLI from the coding sequence ATGAGTACTGAAGAACATAAGTTACATGCTCCTGATCATATAAGGTGCAAGGTCGTAACAATTAGTGATACAAGAGATAAAGAAACTGACAAAAGTGGTCGGTTAATAAAGAAATTATTAGAGGAGAATGGCCACATCACTGTTGGTTATGAAATCGTTCGTGATGAAAAAACATTGATTCGCAGTTCTGTTTTAAAAGGGTGTGAAACAAGAGGAATTGATGTTGTCTTAACAAATGGGGGTACTGGGATAGCGAAAAGGGATGTGACAATTGAAGCAGTTGAATCATTAATTGAAAAAGAAATACCAGGCTTCGGTGAGATTTTTCGTATGCTAAGCTACCGGGATGATATTGGTTCTGCAGCCATTTTAAGTAGAGCTATAGCTGGAGTAGCAATGAATACTGCGATCTTTTCTATGCCAGGTTCATCTGGTGCTGTGAAGCTGGCAATGGAGAAGCTGATCCTTCCTGAGCTAGGTCATGTAGTTAGAGAGGTTAAGAAGGACTTAATATGA